From the Papaver somniferum cultivar HN1 chromosome 2, ASM357369v1, whole genome shotgun sequence genome, the window TCCTGATGAGTACAAGCAATTCTTGAAGAGCTTATATCTGTACAGCTAGGAGATTATTTCAAGAGACGAATTTCAGAATTTGACTGGTTTTACGTGTACAGGGAATGAAGGTATATGTAGAACAACAAAGAGTACTGAGAATAGTCCAGATAAACACCAAGACTGCGAAAAGGATGAAATGGCAAAACGTTAAGGCTTAGAGGCTTCAAAATAAAAGGGAGACTTATTGAGGAACCCCATTCTCTATATCGCCTTTTAGAATGTAAGGATGAGAATCCAAGTTATAGGCAATCGACAAGAAAGAATAATCAGACATAGTATTTATGAAGAACAGATGCGGAGTACTTAATTTAGATATGGTATTTATGAAGAACAAATATATAAATGAGAAGATGAGAGAGTCGAAGGCGACATTTTATCAAATACTATTAAGGGTGCAGAGCAATTTGTATGGTTGAATGGATATAACACGATCAAGGTAGGAATCCATATACGTACAGAGGATCACGTATCCTATATCTCGGGCGCATTATGCGGTTATTCCGGTAAGTCTGGGCTGGTTATGATGGATTCATTCAGGAAGAATGCAATTCATGTATTGCCAATTATATTAACTCGATTGCATTATAAACAATGTTGTCAACTACTCCAGTTTCTTCCATCAACTCCAGTTTCGAGCAGAAGAACACAATGAGTTCGAGTACTCAAGACGATGCGTCTACTTCTGATCCAAATCCTTTAACTGAGCTAAATACAGAAAAATTATGAAATTGTCATTTTTTATCTTCAATTTCCATGTCTTGGATGCAATTCAATTTTTATGTCCACTGTATACAAATGGTCTATGGAAAATACATAAATGTCCATGCTAGCTGTTGGTTACACATTTAAACGTTTGACATAATGCCAAGATCACAAAATATCTAATTAGCCTGCAATAGTTGTCGAATATTCATCGGGTATATGTCGTTAGGACCTCCCTCGAATACTCTCTTGGCGATGATGACATTAGTAGCATCAGTCGGATGGAATGAATCCCAAAATACATACTTAGATCGGTTCGGACAAACTACAGATGGTGGAAGACATGGAACCAAACCCCCAAACCTACCAGAAAGTCTACAACATGCACTATTGGAATTCTCGAAACCTGCATTCACAAACATATATATTGGTCCATCAGTTCGCTAAAGTTGGAGTTTTCAAGAGAGAAAATGTATTGGTAGTCAGAATTTCTGAAAAGAGTTGTACGATGTAACATTAGTGTGCTAACCGTAAGATTGATAATTCCGAATGATGTCAGAAACAATGTGGTAAATATCTGCATATAAGAGCTTAGATTGTGGTAGATCTGAATTCAAATCCATTATCAGAGTCTTCAACTTTTTGTTGAATAATATTGCTAATTGATTCGGTAAATCAACACATGAATTTCTGGCCAATGGGTTCTTATCCCGTTGGTCAGGAATGCAACCAATTGGTCCTACATTTACAACGATAATCCTCCTAGCACCCATATCATACAGTCTCTACaaattaaagcaaaatcaataATGAAACTTAACATAAAAAAGTATGAAACTGATttgaaattgaataaatgatttcttCTTACTCTTAATTGCACATTGAATCTTCCAATCATTTGATTTACAAACGTCTCTGGGCTAATCAAGATTGCAGTTGTATGACTTAACAAGTAGTTATTAATGAAATCATTAGAACCAGTTGTGAAAGAGAATAAAGCGTTCCCGAAATGTTCCGAAGCCGCAGAAGAACCCATTCTTGAGATTATGTATTGCCTTGTTTTAGCGAAGTTATCTATCTGTGCGTCATTGTTGATACGTCCAACCTGAATTCAAGATACAGTCactataatccataaataatttttGAACAAATTCATGATCAAGCATAGAAAAAGAATCAAGCTTACGTAATTTCTGCCTGTTCCTCTAAGAATTCCACTAGCTGCGGATGCGTAATTAACTCCATCAAGGACAACATCTCCAACTGTAGTTGGTGCCAAGTATGCCGGAGTAAAAGTTCTCCAGCCCAATTCTAGACCTGAACAGAGTGTACTCAAAACAGCAAAAATGAGAAAACAGAGAACATATATTGAAAATCAGCACTGCTAATTTAAGTAGTTGCAGTTACCTATATTGTCAACGACCGTTCTTCCATTACAAAACCTTCCAGTAGGATTACGTCCGGGAGGGAAATCAAGTCCATTTGGTAAGTAATTTGACTTGGAAAAAGTTGCAATGTAGTTATTGTTACCAACATCAACCAAAGAATCTCCAAAAACATAATTAGAAGAAAATCTTTCTAGAGCTGAACAAGACTTGAGCAACAATGAGGTAAAAAATAAAACTTCAAGAAGAACATGAACATTTGTGTAAACACCCATGATTCAAGCACTTTTCGTGTCAACTGAAAATCAAAAGAACATTGGTATTAATAGACTTTGAGAATGCAATTTTTGTTAGAGGTTTGAATTAATTTAACGGGTTTGAAACTCTGGAGATAACATttaaaacacaaagtcaatggTGTTGGACCACATTATAGGCTGGAAATACTCAATACAAGGTTTGTTTTGGTTGGGAAGCAACAAAGGCATATGCTTTGTGCACACTAGTGACGTTTGTGTGGACtaggatgaaaaaaaaaatccattctgTAGGGGCAAATATAAATATAAGGTCAGCTGCTTCGCGGCTCAACAACCCAACTAATTATCGCACTTATGCTATAGCCATTAACCTCGCGTTATAGGTCCCACTTTTTCAATAAAGGGCTCTATTCGTTATGGATTTTCAGATAATAACCAGCTTCTAACTGTGATCCATTCTCTTTTCGAAACTAGGTACGAGGCACTACGATCACCACCCAACTCACCACTGCATCTTTCCTCTACATTTAATCAATTTTACCACTACCCGTTTCCGTATATCATGCAATAGTTTTTGGCTGTATTCATCCAACGAGTTTCAGTATTCAGTTCGTTAATTATATTTTGAGTTTTGGGTTTAGAATCAATAatccaaatcaaaaaataaatatatcatCCAAATCAACAATTTGTACCCTCATATATGtcacataaaacaaaacaaaaccccATTACAGTTGGGTGGTTCTAAAATTGGTTAGTGTAGACATTGCTCCAAGTGATACCTTGAAAGGTATTTTCAGTTTCATATTGTTCTCACATCAAAAATATTTTCCTTGAGAGCAGTTTTTTCCCAGCAAAGTACGTTGACACTTGACAATTAATTAGCTAGCGCACGAGTATAGTACGTCGATCGTGAGTTATTTAACACCAATTGTATATTTAGAGTGTGTTTGCTTTCTGCTAACTTGGAATCTGGATCTAACTCGAATCCTGACTCGGTTCGAGTCAGATGTCAGAtcgtttgtttttaattttgagtGCGATCTGACTCGTGATCTGAATCAGGACTAATTCCTGATTTAGACCCGTTTGAGTCATTACAAAACAAGTAGCTTCTAAGGACGGCTgttttgaaaaaaccgtccctaaagaaggatatttgggaatggcctgaccgtccctaatagtcataaaatatttaaatcaaggctaaaatatgtccgtcccaaaaagaaaacatggccaaatagtattagtgacggtggaacaggggacggtacataaaccgtccctaatacctcttgggacggttttttgtcctcttgggacgttttttggccgtcccaagaggcGTTCTGTTTTGTagtgagtcaggtaacaaaatacatTTGATTCATAGGAACAAACCACTGactcatatttttgagtcagatgataTATTGAGCAAGATTCAAATGCGTCAGGTGAGTCGGGTGCAGTGAAGTCAATCTCGACCATCTCGGCCGAGATAACGGCGATATTCTCGGTACCGTTCTTGGAGCGAGACGAAATTGCAATCTCGCCGAGACGATATTCTACCGGTAATATCGGCCGCAATCAGTTGACTCGGGATGATTCGGACGAAATTCCGCCGATATAGTTAGGTCTGGTttatataaaaaatctaaaaatggaAGAGCTTCTGCTTGTTTCATCTGATTGATTTCAAACAAGTGTTTCTTTGATTCATCCACAGCATAATAAGTAAACGAAACGATAATCAAAACTGAATAAAAACTGATTAAACTCTCAACAGTTTGATAATCACCAGCACAAGTAAAATCAAAATCTTTGTAAAGAATGAATCATTGTTCAAGAATACAAAGATAAAATTTGAAGAAATTGGTCGAATGAATAGGCTGTGGCGGATATGCCATTGcaggaggaaaaaagaaaaagaaggaagaagaagatatcaaaCAGATGCGGCTAAAACTAGGGATTCATTTGGGAATGGTTTTGAGTGTTTTTGACCAAAAAAAGAATATATCCCTTCTGAATGTCGATATTTTACTTAAATGCTATATTAATTACAAGATGTATATCTATATATGTGAAGAGGAAATGGAGGTGTAAATTAGGGTATAAACTGTACAAAATATTGTATGTGTATAAAATTTGGAACTAAGAATTCTAAAAGTTCCTCCGATATTTGGAACCCAGATTTCCCCGATATGAAATTGTACCAGTGTATCGATCCTTGACCGAGACAAACTGAAATCCGATATTGACTATATTGGTGAGGAGAAAACAAACGCACACTTTGTTATGATAACGTAGTACGTAGATGAGATGACTTATCGTTAGAAACCAATTATCAAATAGCTAACAATGGATAATGCTCTCTTATCTGAATACAAGTGGTCGGCACAAGTACATTTCAGAACTTAACAGTAGAAAGAAACAGATGAATGCATCGAATCCATCCATCTAGATCTGTTCGGTGATAATTATTAGGCATATTTTTACTTTAGGTCACATAAAAGTGACCAGAATTGCGTTTGGGTCACcatgaaattttaattagagtttcgaTCATCATACCGTTGTTGACCGTCTTGACCGTTAATGAAATAACTTCTATATTAATTAATTTTCATTTATGAAACGC encodes:
- the LOC113353328 gene encoding GDSL esterase/lipase At4g16230-like → MGVYTNVHVLLEVLFFTSLLLKSCSALERFSSNYVFGDSLVDVGNNNYIATFSKSNYLPNGLDFPPGRNPTGRFCNGRTVVDNIGLELGWRTFTPAYLAPTTVGDVVLDGVNYASAASGILRGTGRNYVGRINNDAQIDNFAKTRQYIISRMGSSAASEHFGNALFSFTTGSNDFINNYLLSHTTAILISPETFVNQMIGRFNVQLRRLYDMGARRIIVVNVGPIGCIPDQRDKNPLARNSCVDLPNQLAILFNKKLKTLIMDLNSDLPQSKLLYADIYHIVSDIIRNYQSYGFENSNSACCRLSGRFGGLVPCLPPSVVCPNRSKYVFWDSFHPTDATNVIIAKRVFEGGPNDIYPMNIRQLLQAN